The Polypterus senegalus isolate Bchr_013 chromosome 5, ASM1683550v1, whole genome shotgun sequence genome includes the window GGATTGTTTGTTACCGTTTTAATCCTATTAATTAAAACGTTAACCTGATTGGGTAGAAAGATCCGTCCCAATAGGCGAATCTTCTTCATAATAATAACCTGCTTTGAGATAATGATGTAAAAGACTCCCCcgtctgttgctgctgctgttgctgatCGCTTCCGAAATCTGGCGAAGGTGAATCGCAGGCGGATAAGCGCCGGAGCTGAGCTGACTACACACATCACTTCAAAAGTAGAGCAGCCGTCAAGATCGACTCGCAAAATAGAAAGTTACAACCGCTGCCCGTGTCTAAATAGACATACATTTTTAACCACTGTGTGTGATCTATAGAAAGGAGTATGAACATTAACGGAGCCGAAGGGGACCTCTTCCACAAAACTCTCAGCGCCGTCTCAGCAAAAAAAATGGACTCTTTCAGATCGCCCGGCGGTATCGATCTGTCTTCCAGAGATCGCCAATCACCGATCAACTGTTTCGATCAGTCTGACTCCGACCCAATCCAGGCGGGAGGACTGGGTGGAGGCAGAGGAGGAGGACTCGGTCTTTCAAGTGGATCTTTATGCGTTAAGTACGGGAAAACTGGCAACAGGACTTCGGCAGCAGAGAGCAGCGGCGGAGAGCAAAGCCCAGACGATGACAGCGACGACCGGTGTGAGATGGTGCTCATGTCAGATCAGAGGACCTCGACACCGGGAGGCAAAGCCGAGACCTCCAATACTAAGAAAAACAAAGAGCAGAAGACCCTAAGATTGAACATTAATGCCAGGGAGAGAAGGCGGATGCACGACTTAAATGATGCCCTGGATGAACTGAGAGCGGTTATACCGTACGCTCACAGCCCGTCTGTACGGAAACTCTCCAAAATCGCCACTTTGCTACTAGCCAAAAATTACATCCTCATGCAGGCTCAGGCTTTGGAAGAAATGCGAAGGCTAGTGGCTTATCTTAACCAAGGTCAGGCTATATCCGCAGCCTCCCTGCCAGCTAACAGTGCGCTTAACCCAGGTTTGAGTGCCTACGAACAGCCGACGGGATACCCTTTTCCTGCCGGACTAGCAGCCGCATCTTGTCCGGACAAATGTGCCCTATTTAACAACGTCACCTCCAGCCTCTGCAAGCAGTGCACTGATAAGCCTTAAAACAGTTTTTCGTCCATTAGCTGCATTTTAAATGACATCGAAAAATAGCATAAATGCCCGCATACAAACTTATGGATAACTCGCTATGAATAAAGACGTACGGACTCTTTAGGACTGTGATCACAGAAGTGCAAATTTACTTTGTGGCTTCAAAGAgggaaatgttaaaaagaaaaaagaaaaaaaaaaaaagagaagcacttgaaaagaaagaacatacctttaaaaatacattttcttctaGCTTTGACTATACTtgattatgtaaatataatttatgCTCAAAATGAAgctgagaatgaaaacaaaaactttatgCCTGGTTGCgagtgttaaattattttattcaaatgaTTTATTGTGCACTTTGTAAGTGACTGTTTTGCAGTTATTTTCAGCCTGActagattatttattattttgatgaTCTGACAGAAGTTATAAGCAAACAATTTTCCATTATGTCCATTTCGGTTAATTTGCTACTTTGTATTAGAGTCAACCTGTATGGCGTTTACCTTTTATCAGGAAAGCAAAACTACAATGTAGAACACCAACCTTTGCTTTTTAAAACTTCATGGAAGTTTGCTTTATGGGTTATGTGAGTAAGGATTGAGCTTTTGCAAAAACTCTTTGAAATGGCAAAGCCAGTTATTTTAAGAGTTTATGGCCACTCACGTATAGGGTTTTGTTATGTGTTGTTTAAAACATGTGCTGATGAAGTTTCACGTGCACTAACCTGAAAGTGCTCCCATTTTGACAGCTGTAACATGtttttctaaaattgtttttcatatttgtgcTGTCAACCCCACGAAGATGGCTGGcattctccttttttattttattattattaatgattttcCTATTTTTCCGCATGACAAAGTGCATTCTACCACTGATATCCAAGTTTCGAGTACTTTCGAA containing:
- the bhlhe22 gene encoding class E basic helix-loop-helix protein 22, with the protein product MNINGAEGDLFHKTLSAVSAKKMDSFRSPGGIDLSSRDRQSPINCFDQSDSDPIQAGGLGGGRGGGLGLSSGSLCVKYGKTGNRTSAAESSGGEQSPDDDSDDRCEMVLMSDQRTSTPGGKAETSNTKKNKEQKTLRLNINARERRRMHDLNDALDELRAVIPYAHSPSVRKLSKIATLLLAKNYILMQAQALEEMRRLVAYLNQGQAISAASLPANSALNPGLSAYEQPTGYPFPAGLAAASCPDKCALFNNVTSSLCKQCTDKP